A window of Syntrophobacterales bacterium contains these coding sequences:
- a CDS encoding transposase — MKPWRYNEELYKKRNQVERLFRRIKRFRRVFTRYDKLDVMFATFVLLALTVDALLYVKRG, encoded by the coding sequence ATAAAACCTTGGAGATATAATGAAGAACTCTACAAGAAGCGCAATCAGGTGGAGCGTCTATTCCGTAGAATTAAACGCTTCCGGCGAGTGTTCACACGGTATGATAAGTTAGATGTTATGTTTGCTACATTTGTTTTACTGGCATTGACCGTTGATGCCTTGCTTTATGTTAAAAGGGGTTAG
- a CDS encoding NUDIX domain-containing protein yields MSKSRPQCRLFIENKEGKVLLQLRDNTPQIPSPDCWGTFGGQIEEGENPLKRS; encoded by the coding sequence ATGAGCAAGAGCAGGCCTCAATGCAGACTCTTTATAGAGAATAAGGAAGGGAAAGTACTGCTCCAACTTAGAGACAACACACCTCAAATTCCGTCGCCGGATTGCTGGGGGACCTTCGGAGGGCAGATTGAAGAAGGCGAGAACCCTCTGAAGCGATCATGA